CGCAACCGCGTCATCTCTTCCTGGCCGTGCGTGTTCACCACGGTCATTGTTTTGGACGCATCGTGGATGCGGAACGCGCCGAGGAACCGGGGCATCCGGTAGAACTTGGCCCCGGCGTCGACGAACCGCGCGATCAGGTCCCAGTCCATCGCGAACCGGAAGCTCTCGTCGATCCCGCCGACCTTGTCCCAGATCCGGCGGCGCCAGAACATCGTTTCCTGGGGCACGTAGTCGGCCCACTTCAGCACATCGGTGTCGTGCGGGGGCAGCACCCACCGCCCGATCTCGTCCCCCTGCTGGTTAATCAGGACGCGGTGCCCGTACACGACGTCCACGTCCGGGTGGTCCTCGAAGTATTTCGCGACCGCGTGGAGCGCCCCGGGCAACAAGATGTCGTCCGAGTTGAGGTAGGCCATGATCGCGCCGTCGGTGTGCGCCAGGCCGAGGTTGATCGCGTGCGACTGGCCCCGGTCCTTCTGCATTTCGCAGTGGTGCAACCGAGACCTGTACCGGGCGAGAACGTCGACGGTGCTGTCCGTTGATCCGCCGTCCTGCACGACGTACTGGAGCTCCGGGTACTCCTGATCGAGCACGCTCCGCATCGTGCCCTCCAGAAAGTCCCCCTGGTTGTACGACGGGGTGGCGATCGAGATGACCGGCGGGTTCTTCAGTACGGGTTTGGTGTGGTACCACTTCGGGACGCCCACGACCTTCGGCGGCTCGGTGAACGAGAGCTTGCCGAGAACCACGCGCAGGTCCAGTAGCACCTTGATCTGGTGCCGGATCCAGAACTTCCACGGGAGCCGCGGGCGCGTGTACGATTTCAGGCGCCCCAGTTCCTGTTGGAGCACCAGAACCTGGTTCGCGAGGTCCTGGACGCGCCGCTCCATCCCCAGGATAATGGGGTACTCGGTGGCGTTCGTGTCGGTCTCCGGCGAACTCATGGCTGTGCCCCTCTGTAGCGGCGGTGGTATCAGGCGGCGATCCGGGTCGGCGCCGAAAGTTGCGCGCGGTACCACGCGATGGTGTCGGCGAGCCCGCGCGTGAGCGTGGTCGTGGCCTCGAACCCGATCACCGCCTTCGCGCGGCTCGTGTCCAGGCACCGGCGCGGTTGCCCGTCCGGTTGGGTCGGGTCGAACTTCAGCGCCCCGCGGTACCCGACGTGGTCGGCGATCATTTGGGCCAGGTCGCGGATCGAGATCTCGTGCCCGGAGCCGAGGTTAACCGGGTCCGGGGTCTCGAGGCGCTCGGCGGCGAGCCGAATCCCCCGGGCCGCGTCCGCGACGTAAAGGAACTCGCGCGTCGCCTGACCGGTGCCCCACACGGGAACTTCTGGCAGCCCCTGGGCTTGCGCGTCCACGCACTTGCGGATCAGGGCCGGGATCACGTGCGACGACTGCAAATCGAAGTTGTCCCACGGGCCGTACAGGTTCACGGGCAGCACGTAGGTGCCGGGGAAGTCGAACTCCTGGCGGTACGCCTGGAGCTGCGCGAGCAGCATCTTCTTGGCCAGCCCGTAGGGAGCGTTGGTCTCCTCCGGGTAGCCGTTCCACAGGTCTTCTTCCTTGAACGGCACCGGCGTAAATTTCGGGTACGCGCAGATGGTCCCGGCGCAAACGAACTTCGCGAGCCCGCGGCGCCGGCACGCATCAATGAGCTGCACGCCCATCATCAGGTTGTCGTAGAGGAACGTGCCGGGGTACTTGCGGTTGGCGCCGATCCCGCCGACGACGGCCGCGAGGTGGATCACCACCTCCGGGCGGCTCCAGTCGAGCACCCGGCGCACCGCGTCGGCATCGGTCAGGTCGTATTCGGCCCGGCGCGGGGCGAACAGGCTCGTACACCCCACGTGCCGCAGCTCCGCCACGACGTGCCGACCGAGGAACCCGCCGCCGCCGGTCACCAGGATTCGCTTGTTCCGAAGGTCCATCGGTTCCCTTCCCTGAGTTGCCCGGAGCCAGCACCGTCCCCCGTCGCGGCGCCCGTGCCTACTCAATACATTCGGCAGAACCCCGGGAAGCTGTTTACACAATTCACTTATCCCACGCAACCGCAACCGCCCGCTCTGCGGGAGCGTGGCTTTGTGTCCGCGAAAATTGATGAGTTTGAAGTGGTTTCGGGAAAACGATGACGCAAGTCCGCGTGTAAAAAACTGGCGCCCGCGAGCGGCAAAAATGGGTCACACGTACATCCAGCCCTCACGGGTGAGTCGGGGGTGCGTTGACAGAATCGCGTGGTCGGCGTCGCGGACCCCTCGGAGCGCCCCGGCCGCCGCGATGACCGCGTCCAGGGCGTCCCCGCCGGGGTTGCGCATCATCACGCGCCGGTGCCGATCGCCGATCCGCACCCGTTTATCCAGGGCGGCCAGAATCTCGTGCCGCGTCAGGCGCCGCTTACGAAGGAGCGGACCGCCCTTCGGCTGTTTGTAATTCTGGTGCGGAAGGCCGTTTCTCTTCAGTACCGATGACGGACAGCACTCGACCACGACGCGCTTCGCCTTCGGTAACTTGCGGTACTGGAACGGTAGCACCGCGGTACCGGGTGTCGCGGCCAGGTGTTGCACCACGTCGCGCATCCCGAAGAACGTCTGGTAGATCATGCGGTAGTGGAACCCGTCGAACGGCGCCTTGGCGTCGAAGTCGGACTGGCGCCGGCAGTGCAGCGCGCTGCGCAGCGGACCGTCGGGGAGCCGTTTGGTGCGGGCGATGCACTCCAAACCGCACTGGTAGGCGTCCTCGTACTCCGCGAGGAACGCGAACTGGTCCGCCCACGGCGCCCCTTCGGGAAACAGTTCAACGGGCAGCCCGAACGGGCAATCAAAACCCCACAGGGCCGCGTCGCTCGCGTTCACGATCCGCACCAGTTCCGCGAGGCACACGGCCCGTTCCGCGGTCCCGCAAAGCGAATCGAGTCGGTCGAGCGCGACGAGTGCCAGCCGCCCGCGTGCGCGAGCTTCC
The Gemmata palustris DNA segment above includes these coding regions:
- a CDS encoding DUF429 domain-containing protein, with the protein product MRVPEFESVYGVDFSGAKQAGRTIWIARTEARARGRLALVALDRLDSLCGTAERAVCLAELVRIVNASDAALWGFDCPFGLPVELFPEGAPWADQFAFLAEYEDAYQCGLECIARTKRLPDGPLRSALHCRRQSDFDAKAPFDGFHYRMIYQTFFGMRDVVQHLAATPGTAVLPFQYRKLPKAKRVVVECCPSSVLKRNGLPHQNYKQPKGGPLLRKRRLTRHEILAALDKRVRIGDRHRRVMMRNPGGDALDAVIAAAGALRGVRDADHAILSTHPRLTREGWMYV
- a CDS encoding glycosyltransferase family 2 protein, which translates into the protein MSSPETDTNATEYPIILGMERRVQDLANQVLVLQQELGRLKSYTRPRLPWKFWIRHQIKVLLDLRVVLGKLSFTEPPKVVGVPKWYHTKPVLKNPPVISIATPSYNQGDFLEGTMRSVLDQEYPELQYVVQDGGSTDSTVDVLARYRSRLHHCEMQKDRGQSHAINLGLAHTDGAIMAYLNSDDILLPGALHAVAKYFEDHPDVDVVYGHRVLINQQGDEIGRWVLPPHDTDVLKWADYVPQETMFWRRRIWDKVGGIDESFRFAMDWDLIARFVDAGAKFYRMPRFLGAFRIHDASKTMTVVNTHGQEEMTRLRRRIHGRDVSPQEIQQGIRRYLGRHVIYNRLYRLGLFRY
- a CDS encoding GDP-L-fucose synthase family protein: MDLRNKRILVTGGGGFLGRHVVAELRHVGCTSLFAPRRAEYDLTDADAVRRVLDWSRPEVVIHLAAVVGGIGANRKYPGTFLYDNLMMGVQLIDACRRRGLAKFVCAGTICAYPKFTPVPFKEEDLWNGYPEETNAPYGLAKKMLLAQLQAYRQEFDFPGTYVLPVNLYGPWDNFDLQSSHVIPALIRKCVDAQAQGLPEVPVWGTGQATREFLYVADAARGIRLAAERLETPDPVNLGSGHEISIRDLAQMIADHVGYRGALKFDPTQPDGQPRRCLDTSRAKAVIGFEATTTLTRGLADTIAWYRAQLSAPTRIAA